The following proteins are encoded in a genomic region of Cryptococcus gattii WM276 chromosome I, complete sequence:
- a CDS encoding uncharacterized protein (Similar to SGTC gene model, INSD accession EAL18472.1) produces the protein MSNVNPAQSSEETSSHGQTRARHSFSSSLEGSRRQRISMACLYCRRRKIRCCGGSPCRNCQRSKRECDYAPVPEEDNRTTREKKAFAKASKIANQLLPPATTSSPYHVSRPTYHEPIFGPSDRSAPYVRKRSSSMPGEAMPMGVPLAYDPPQWIYSQPNYHFAPPNQPSLVSTVPPYSSNFEEPLVQAPMSSQQSAQFDQHQVQPLKVLDTPSPTSSSMSSFAALTRASSSDDEHVPGTWLTPGLSTPLYLPPVSSGLLSPSFVQTAPCPGTLPSLHRTSTPPTPTSMTFPSPHVIPTLFFPYAHTQPTNCTTQSVPADKNGQSPMISGSACMMMKEPLSGLGLAENRDMYLGHGIGEDYYSPPLYHQEQAL, from the exons atGTCAAATGTCAATCCCGCGCAGTCATCGGAAGAGACGTCCTCTCACGGGCAGACCAGAGCTCGACACAgcttttcttcttcacttGAGGGCAGTAGAAGACAGCGTATCTCAATGGCATGCTTGTACTGTAGACGCAG AAAAATTCGATGCTGTGGAGGTTCTCCTTGTCGAAACTGTCAACGTTCCAAACGGGAGTGTGACTATGCCCCTGTTCCGGAAGAAGACAACCGTACTAcgagggaaaagaaggcATTTGCCAAGGCATCCAAAATAGCTAATCAGCTTCTTCCACCTGCCACCACATCGTCACCTTACCACGTCTCTAGACCGACTTATCATGAACCTATTTTTGGACCGTCTGATCGCTCAGCACCCTATGTTCGCAAAAGGTCTTCATCTATGCCCGGTGAAGCCATGCCTATGGGAGTCCCTTTAGCATACGATCCTCCTCAGTGGATTTATTCTCAGCCGAACTATCATTTTGCTCCCCCTAATCAACCCTCTCTTGTCAGCACTGTTCCTCCTTATTCTTCAAATTTTGAAGAACCTCTCGTTCAAGCCCCCATGTCGAGTCAGCAAAGTGCACAATTTGACCAGCACCAAGTCCAACCTCTCAAAGTGCTTGACACACCATCTCCTACCTCTTCGTCCATGTCATCGTTTGCTGCCCTAACGCGAGCTTCATCATCTGATGATGAGCATGTTCCTGGGACGTGGTTGACACCAGGATTATCAACTCCGTTGTATCTCCCACCTGTGTCTTCGGGCCTTCTTTCACCTTCTTTTGTACAGACAGCTCCATGCCCGGGCACATTGCCATCTTTACATCGAACATCAACTCCTCCAACTCCGACTTCTATGACATTTCCTTCTCCGCACGTGATTCCCACCCTTTTCTTCCCGTATGCGCATACCCAGCCAACTAATTGCACGACTCAGTCGGTACCGGCTGACAAGAACGGGCAGTCACCCATGATTAGTGGCTCTGCGTGtatgatgatgaaggagcCTTTATCAGGTTTGGGGCTTGCGGAAAATAGGGACATGTACTTGGGACATGGCATTGGGGAAGATTACTACTCCCCTCCTCTTTATCATCAGGAGCAGGCCTTATAA